Sequence from the Hevea brasiliensis isolate MT/VB/25A 57/8 unplaced genomic scaffold, ASM3005281v1 Scaf623, whole genome shotgun sequence genome:
aatgtaaataatttatttaaattatcgcaggaaaataaattttttaatatcaatATGAGAATAAATGCAATAAGGATGTGTATGGTATGTTCAACAATATTAACTGTTGTAGTAGCTATTAACTGTTCTAGTAATTATCAACTGTTTTAATAGCTGTTAATCGTTAATAGTTAGTTATTTAAAGTAAAAGTATCTATTAAAATAAcagttaaattaataattaaatgtaaaaataatacTTTTCTTAATAGTCAAAACACTCGATCAATCTTTAAAAATTAGGAGGAGTAACATTTCATAAACCATTTTCTCAATATCTAAACACTAATATAAATACTATACTACCGAATAGCATAAATAAAAGAAGTAATGTGGTAATTTGGGTCAAAATACTAAACATTAATTTAAAAGCTATTACTGAACTGGGCCATAATGAAATTACAAATTTAAATAAGGACAACATAGTAAAATATTTTGTCGAACTAACTTGTAAGCTGATCtccttcattttatttttttagcttATAAGCTGTAAAAATGTTTTAAACAAATAAATCAGTTTTGACCGGCTTATAAGCTAAGATAAACTCTTAGAAAACAAAGTATTTTTAAGGTATAAGAGGGGATGATATTCACATAGTTTTTAAAAGATAACAATTGGATTCAAATATCAAATATACCCATTAATCATGAAGATCAAACAAGCAAATCAACATGTTTTTCTAACACATAAAtcacatatataaaaaaaatgttaaaaaataaataataaaaaaaataaagacatTAATTTATAATGATTGAATATATAAAATCTACTATATTCATTTTCAAAGATTAATTAAGCAAAAGCTAAATCAATTATGGGTAGAAGCTTCTCTTGATGCTTGCATTAATCAATTAATAGAAAGGATCGATGAAACGTACCTTatctaattaatataatttatcatTACTCTTGTTCCTTTCTTCAACTTGACCCTCAAAGTATGCTTaacttttcaaaattttggtGACATGCTAACCTTTTTCCaccaaataataataaattttttttgtatttttggcTCTTGGATATTGATAAAGTTCACATCTAGTATAAGTTGGATTTCCTacgaaaaaaaatttaataattattatattaaatatattatattaaatatttatatcaaaatttttgtaaaatcatTAAAGTATAtgtaataaatactcaaatttattaagattcacacacacacacacattatcATTTCATTATCAACTTAAGCTAAATACATCAATATTCATCCCTATgtaataaatcatatcattagtctTTTACAAGATAAAAGATAGATTACTTCACACTTTCAATAGAAGATATGTATTCCCATATGGAAAGTTCTGCTTAGACCAAGTCTatcttaaatttaaaatacaatatacaagataaaattcatatatttatatctcGATTTTGAGAACTAGATTTAGATAAGTTTTTTCTTTCGGGCATGGGAAATTCTTGGCAGTATCATGAGTTTATTGCAGAACATATCTTCCTAATTTCACCATCAGTGCCTGTCTTCACTCCAGTGTTACTCATCTTAACCATGGATCTTCCAAACTCAACATTGAATGCAGCCAAACCAGTAATACCCAGGAAACGTTGAACAATTGCTCTCGTCGAAGCATCAGTCCACAATTTCTGATCAGACTCAAGTATTCCTCGCCCATTTCTCAGGTTGGCGAAGAAAGATGCATCAAATCTGTTTTCACTACCTGTATCAAAAGCAACTCGCTTTGTCCCATCCCCGTTCTGTGGACACAGTGCTTGTAGTTGAGGGAGGAACGAAGCATTAATGGAAGGATCAGAACTTGCGGTGCCATTGAAGTTGTATAATCTGTAACTAAAGAACTGGCAAGCTGTAGTTCCTATGGTGTGTCCTCCTGTATATAGAAGAAGACAAGTGTTATATAACTGAATCAAGCGCGTAcataaccatagcagaatataggAAGGACATATTATAATGTTAAAGCTTACCAACAAGTACGACAAGATCTTGTGTGTTAAGACCCTTGGCAGAGAACTTTTGCTTTTGGGAATCAATGGATTCTCTGAAGCCAGGCAAATCAGTTGTTTCGGATGCCAATGACACCCGGCCGTCTCTACGTCCGGTAGGCACCAGCCAACTTCGTCCACCAGTCTGCATGAAATTTGAAGAAGCTACCTTTAGCAATaagcatatgtatatatatagacaTTGATCTATAACTCTGCTAAAATAAGCATTTATAGTTTGAATGTCCTGATGAATTGCAACATCATGATTAATTAGATGTGATGATTACCAGAACAACAGAGTCACGGGCTGCAAGTGCAAGAATATCAGCGCAAGAAACAATTCCAGGACATGCAGCTTCAAGCTGAGTCTTGGCATCGTCAATAACTTCATAGCCTCTCAACCCAAGATTTGGTGGGGCAGTTTTCTCAGTATTGGAACCATCGATAAGGACAGAAGCATCGCAACCTCGAACAAAGCAATCATGGAAATGCATCCTCAGCAAAGCAGGAGCAATTGCAGTGTTAGATCGAAAATGTGTTGCAACAGTTGAGCTCACAATGGATTCAGCTCTAGGACATGTAGTAGCATAGAAACCAACACGAGTGCCTTGGCCATGCACCAAGGTCTCAGACATAACAACAAAGACGCACATTAATATAATAATGTGTGTAATTTGGCTTGAAGAAGAACAAGTGCATCTCTCCATATCTTGGGTTTTGCTAGGTTTTAGTTTTAGTTGGTGGGTGTCCGATGATAGTGAGTATTTAAAAATGAATCAGGAGGTCAACATCACGAGACGATGGCCACAAGTAAGGCAACTGCGAATTTTTCTCAATAAATACAAATGATGCCAGAGCTGCGTTTGATTTTCTTTAGCGGATCAATATCCAGTTCCTGTACCTCTCGTGAACGGCACAGGAGATAATAATTGCTAATAATTGCTAAAAttctttcttattattattattattttggctCGATTTGAGAATCAAACTACTAAGTTAAAACTAAGGGGAGATTATTAAATGCGCTCAATACATATGTATTATCTCTTATAATTCACTATACTATAAGGAGGACTTATATTTTGTGAGAGAGAGAGCACTGTTTTtatatatattgaaaatattctacaatcttTTAAAACTAAGTATTTATTTGACATTAAAGGTGTAAAGGCAGAATTACTTTTGaaggaaaaaatattattttagatactATTGAAATAagcaatttaaaaaaattattttttattttaatatttttatgattaaaatttattaaatttaattttaaattattttttaatactctctaactatTTATCAACAGCTGTTTTAACGGCAATACTAAACATTCCCTGAATTTGAAATTGCTAATAGCTATTGATGTCCCCATTAAGACATTTCCATAGAGCCTAAATCTTATTTAtcatatataaaagaaatatatggattattttatatgtgaattTATCATACATTTAGGATAGATCAgaatataaaaaagaaaagaaaggacataTGAAACACATCCTATATAAATGATCATGATatcaattaattagattttcttatgttTATAtgaataattgaaattttattaaaacataatatttatttttataatttgtaAAAAACATCTTTGCTAGGAAGCTTACACTAGTGTACTACATTTTGACCATATTGATCATAtgggaatcatttgaagaacatattaaaataattataataataataattttttttattattttcaaattattGGAGAATTAAAATGCATTAATTATTCataaaaatttatgaatattttaatatattttttaaaatataaagacataattattaattattatataatataaaattgaaaaataattaatttacccTAATTAACTTGCATGCACTAGATGAAACAAattctatttatatataaataaatctaaaaaattatatttataaaaagcgtattttttgttatttaattcgtaatattaatttaataaaactatttatttacaattaGGTAATGTTGGAACATACACATATTGATTaacatttctattttttttaatgaatttaataatgcaatttattatggtataatttatttaaatactgaaataaaatgaaaatctATACTAATTTAATAGTAttggaattatttttaaatttataaaatattaaatttaaatttaaattgaaataaattaataaaaataaaatacaaacaaatgATTGATCAGTGGCGTGAGTATTCCCAACTCTCATCGACCAGTTGTGGATTTGTAGTCATAGTTGAGCCAAAAAGGGGACAAGGAATCTTGTCTAATTCTGACAAGTTGAAGAACAAATGGCGACGATCGCAGGCCGACAAAGACGCTAATCTGCGGGCAGTATTTAGAACGGTATGCGGTTCGATTTCATTTTAGGAATCAGATTTCAATTAaagttttttaatatatttttttttttttaaaaagagagtatagattaaaaacaaaacaaactAAAAAACCTTCTTGTGGGAAACACCTTAGCATCGTACAATAGTAAGGGGCAAAGGGCTAATTATTAGATATATCGGGAGCACTGAAAAATAATGTTTTCTCTCTTATAAAAAAGTGAATTCTCTTTATGATGTGGAGAGTAAGTCCCACATAATTATGAGAGATGATATATGTGCACCGAGTACACCTAATAATTTCTTCGAGCAAAGCCCCACTAGAAGAACATCCAAAATCTGGACGGCAATAAGAAGAGATAAAATTGAACCAACAAGCCAATCAGCACAAGCATTAGCTTCTCGAAAAATATGAACAATGCTAACATTCCAATCAAGCTGAGGAAGATGAAGAATGGGATGAACCATAGATCGAAGGGTAGCAAGAGTAGGAGAAATACCCTCGACGATTTAAATAGCAAGCAAATTAAGTATCACTCTCAATAGAGATCCGACGATAACCACTTTGCTGGGCTAATTTAAGCTCCTCAAAAATAGATCATAACTTTGCCCTAACATAGAAATCCTCCCATATGAAGCTGTGAATTTTTTTAACCAATTCTGtatagttttaatttaaatttccaattctgtatagttttaatttaaaatttgattttttaaaataattttatatacaaTCATCATCATAAAAAATCTTTTCTCATTTAAGTTTAgagttttatattaaaataagtctatcatatataatataaattttagcaatttttaattatatgatatttaaatatgaagtacacacatatatatataattaaatactaaatatactcttaattaagaattttaaagtgatttaataaaaaaataactaaaattattaaaaaaataaaaaatggaacTAGAAGTCCACCTTGCTAATGATTTAGTTATGATTTATAATTACAATGATCtaatatgaaattaaaattaaataaaaaaaattggaaTCAATTTAACAATAGTTAAtcttaaattgaaataaatttgtcACAAGGAAATAAACAGACAAAATCCGACCATAAATTAGACTATCCAACAGAGAGTTTTTAACTCACCCTGACCTGTTATCACAATATATCAATATCTGGGAAGCTCAGGTCACCCTCACAATCCCCAAACAAACATATATtaatccaatgggagctcagctccctaatCCTAAGCAAATACTCATTCCATACATACCAACATAaccatataatatgtttacaacTTCAAATACATAAATTATTACAGTCCCAAATCAAAATTAGAACACTACTAACACATTCAGAGTTCTAGattagaaaataagaaaataaaacttttattggTAAACCTATGAGAAAGAAAGCAAGTTAATTTCAAAGAGCCCTCCTGTCACCtgggaaaaatagttgaacaggagtgagcgatcGTCTCATagggtaaaatattgattttaaatacaatttctataactatctaaggctAATACATCCCTAAGTATGAAGTACAACATATACAAATATATTCAACCAAATTCAAAAATActcgcacaaaagataatttagagcactcatacACCCGTGTCTCACATCAGTGTATATAAATATGTGAGCTAATTCTCTATACATCTCTCTTACTCCAAtacctgccagcgagatcaactcaagccggattttctcttaataatccaaatgcaggggtcagcgagatcaactcaaagccatactGACCCCGACTTATCCACAAAAAAGATTGGGTCCTAGTGAGTCAAGGTCCAACCGTTCTACTTGTCCTTCCTATATCTAATATCACACTATACGCACACCGACACACGCGCACAGCTCTAAATTACCTTAAGGTAACACTCACAATAATTTCATCTAATAAAGATGTAATACAAACCGTGCCTAAGATTTAGCTCtatgtatatatttataagtgaatgcatgggtATGCCTTAAATATACAAtaatattgaaatcataattaaaattaatatctactcacagattaaCCGGagatcactgaggcggctgggctgAGGAGAAGGGTTGACCCGGATGAcctaaaaaattatattcatgaatttattaatattaaaacaaAACAAGAAAGTTAAATAGTCAAAGACATCCTAAATTTATGCCAGAAATTTGGCAGAATTTTCtctgtacctaggacctacccaacctgtaaggcAACTTGAACAACACTCCTACATCCAATGGCCTCAGGCCCACATCACAACAATATCATATTGCCTTTCCTAAGCCCGCCAAACCAGTAAAAAACATATAactatacataaaataattatttaaaaattcggggtgttacaaaaattaaTTGATCTAATATAATTCAATATGATTTCTTAtcaatcttaattttttttaaaaattaattatgaaatttaatcaaaatcaaattaaatttaaatctaacttaaattgaattaaaatcaaaattaaagtaAGAACAAAAGAAAATCCTACAAATTGATTTAGTCTCTTTGGAGAGTTGAAATTAGATCTTCTATGTTTGAAAATATTACGTCCACTATTTAGtctctttaaatcaaagaattaaaattattgagTTTTAATTTAAAATCAGTGCAAACCATGATTTTTAGACACAGCTTAGTCTAAAAATTGGTGAAAGCAGAGAGTTAAGAGTTTAAGATTCTTCTAGCATTGAACCAAACCACAACATAAAATTCTATATAATAACATTATCAATTTAAtgtaaattgtaacaccctacatgcatagtcctatgtattttactgttccggtgaccggtgtcggtccggacaattaagaggattagaaccatgtttaagtgATCTAGAAAAgtcctgaatgaaaataaatagccaCTATATGATGATGAAATGAAAATTCAGAAAACAAAGcacaatgggttaaatgagctgggggtcacagcgatgggtgatcgtaccagaaagtgactgcgaggtcagttataACCCTATTTTCATATGTAGTATTGTGACACCAtgggcctaagaattattgcgaagttAGGAAAAATATGAAAACCACAGGAAAAGGTAgtgaaccagatcaaataattagattagggttccgaaaaaaatatagaattattgataaaccggatcagaccggcaacggacaaattggtcaatttacacttagaggtgactcttggcctaattgtccaataaaatgtgagaaattaaaattgtgaaatataaaattaaattggggaagttatggaaaaacaaaagaaaagaaataaaaattaaaacaatt
This genomic interval carries:
- the LOC110671135 gene encoding cationic peroxidase 2-like — its product is MERCTCSSSSQITHIIILMCVFVVMSETLVHGQGTRVGFYATTCPRAESIVSSTVATHFRSNTAIAPALLRMHFHDCFVRGCDASVLIDGSNTEKTAPPNLGLRGYEVIDDAKTQLEAACPGIVSCADILALAARDSVVLTGGRSWLVPTGRRDGRVSLASETTDLPGFRESIDSQKQKFSAKGLNTQDLVVLVGGHTIGTTACQFFSYRLYNFNGTASSDPSINASFLPQLQALCPQNGDGTKRVAFDTGSENRFDASFFANLRNGRGILESDQKLWTDASTRAIVQRFLGITGLAAFNVEFGRSMVKMSNTGVKTGTDGEIRKICSAINS